The following coding sequences lie in one Arachis ipaensis cultivar K30076 chromosome B05, Araip1.1, whole genome shotgun sequence genomic window:
- the LOC107642971 gene encoding dehydration-responsive element-binding protein 1E, whose amino-acid sequence MNIHNHHYSDDEVILASSMPKKRAGRRVFKETRHPVYRGVRRRNNNKWVCEIRVPNNVNNTRIWLGTYPTPEMAARAHDVAALALRGKSACLNFADSASRLQLPSSTDPEDIRRAAVEAAAAFAAEDSAQQEHQEQSVGECVVVIEEDVNKASEFEVNDVPAVSEFEDWHDLVMSMADEPLRSPPHPAFARDGSNDVEIFDVGLPLWSFSI is encoded by the coding sequence ATgaacattcataatcatcattaCTCGGACGATGAAGTGATTCTGGCTTCGTCGATGCCGAAGAAGAGAGCGGGGAGGAGGGTGTTCAAGGAGACGAGGCACCCAGTGTACAGGGGAGTGCGGAGGAGGAACAACAACAAGTGGGTTTGCGAGATTCGTGTTCCGAACAACGTTAACAACACAAGGATATGGCTTGGAACTTATCCTACACCGGAAATGGCAGCACGTGCACACGATGTTGCTGCTCTTGCGCTTCGCGGCAAGTCCGCTTGCCTCAACTTCGCGGACTCTGCTTCGCGCTTGCAGCTTCCGTCTTCCACCGATCCGGAGGACATCAGGAGGGCTGCCGTTGAGGCTGCGGCGGCGTTCGCGGCGGAGGACAGCGCCCAGCAGGAGCATCAGGAGCAGAGTGTTGGGGAATGCGTGGTGGTGATTGAAGAGGATGTGAACAAGGCTTCTGAATTTGAGGTTAACGATGTTCCGGCGGTTTCTGAATTTGAGGATTGGCATGATTTGGTTATGAGCATGGCGGATGAGCCTCTAAGGTCTCCTCCTCATCCTGCTTTTGCGAGAGATGGCAGTAATGACGTGGAGATATTCGATGTTGGGTTGCCACTCTGGAGTTTCTCCATTTGA